A stretch of Faecalibacterium duncaniae DNA encodes these proteins:
- a CDS encoding dihydroorotate dehydrogenase encodes MADLKTNLLGFVMNSPVIGASGTVGYGVEYEELADFSKIGGISGKGLTLHGQYGNKGERLWETPSGLINSIGLQNPGVQHFIDVELNEMLELKQKYGTVAIANLGGHSEEEYVEGAALLSESAVDIVELNISCPNVKVGGMAYGVKAEAAGEVVRMVRAACKKPLMVKLSPQAENIPEMCKAVEAAGADAISLTNTFQACAIDLEKRKPVFNNIFAGLSGPAVRPIALRMVWQAVGAVNIPVVGLGGIATGRDALEFIMAGATAVQVGAANFANPRAMETIADEMAQWMDAHGVKTLEEIRGCARNAE; translated from the coding sequence ATGGCTGACCTGAAAACAAACCTGCTGGGCTTTGTGATGAACAGCCCGGTCATCGGTGCTTCCGGCACTGTGGGCTACGGCGTGGAGTACGAGGAACTGGCCGATTTTTCCAAGATCGGCGGCATCTCCGGCAAGGGCCTGACCCTGCACGGCCAGTACGGCAACAAGGGCGAGCGCCTGTGGGAGACCCCCTCCGGCCTCATCAACAGCATCGGCCTGCAGAACCCCGGCGTTCAGCATTTCATTGACGTGGAACTGAACGAGATGCTGGAGCTCAAGCAGAAATACGGCACAGTGGCCATTGCCAACTTGGGCGGACACAGTGAGGAAGAGTATGTTGAGGGCGCGGCTCTGCTGAGCGAGAGCGCTGTGGACATCGTGGAGCTGAACATCTCCTGCCCCAACGTCAAGGTGGGCGGCATGGCCTACGGCGTGAAGGCCGAGGCTGCCGGTGAGGTGGTGCGGATGGTCCGCGCGGCCTGCAAAAAGCCCCTGATGGTCAAGCTGAGCCCCCAGGCAGAGAACATCCCTGAGATGTGCAAGGCTGTGGAGGCCGCCGGTGCGGATGCCATCAGCCTGACCAACACCTTCCAGGCCTGCGCCATCGATCTGGAAAAGCGCAAGCCGGTGTTCAACAACATCTTTGCCGGTCTGTCCGGCCCGGCGGTGCGGCCCATTGCCCTGCGCATGGTCTGGCAGGCTGTGGGTGCCGTGAACATTCCGGTGGTGGGTCTGGGCGGCATTGCCACCGGCCGCGACGCACTGGAATTCATCATGGCAGGTGCCACGGCGGTACAGGTGGGCGCGGCAAACTTTGCCAACCCCCGCGCCATGGAGACCATTGCCGACGAGATGGCACAGTGGATGGATGCCCACGGCGTGAAAACGCTGGAGGAGATCCGCGGCTGCGCCCGAAATGCTGAATAA
- the pyrE gene encoding orotate phosphoribosyltransferase, whose amino-acid sequence MSEALEILKSCDAFLEGHFLLSSGRHSSAYCQMAYLQQYPDRCAEVMKAVADQIKKLDVDVIVGPAMGGIVYAYELARQTGKRAIFTERVDNVMTLKRFAIHPGEKCIIAEDVVTTGISSLETKRVIEEAGGICLGITCVVDRTKPEAPSPIPILASALKLDLPNYAPEECPICKEGKLPLVHLGSRKMKQEAKQTL is encoded by the coding sequence ATGAGTGAAGCACTTGAAATTCTGAAGAGCTGTGACGCATTCCTGGAGGGCCATTTCCTGCTCTCCTCCGGCCGCCATTCCAGCGCATACTGCCAGATGGCCTACCTGCAGCAGTACCCTGACCGCTGCGCCGAGGTAATGAAGGCTGTGGCCGATCAGATCAAGAAGCTGGATGTGGATGTCATCGTGGGACCTGCCATGGGCGGCATCGTCTATGCTTACGAGCTGGCCCGCCAGACCGGCAAGCGCGCCATCTTCACCGAGCGCGTGGACAATGTGATGACCCTGAAGCGCTTTGCCATCCATCCGGGTGAAAAGTGCATCATTGCTGAGGACGTTGTCACCACCGGCATCTCCTCCCTGGAGACCAAGCGCGTGATCGAAGAGGCCGGCGGCATCTGCCTGGGCATCACCTGCGTGGTGGACCGCACCAAGCCCGAGGCTCCGTCTCCCATTCCCATCCTGGCCAGCGCCCTGAAGCTGGACCTGCCTAACTACGCACCCGAGGAGTGCCCCATCTGCAAGGAGGGCAAGCTGCCTCTGGTGCACCTGGGTAGCCGCAAGATGAAGCAGGAAGCCAAGCAGACCCTGTAA
- a CDS encoding carbamoyl phosphate synthase small subunit, which translates to MNAYLLLANGMVFAGQSVGAEGVTVGEVVFATGMVGFEETLTDPSYYGQIITQTYPLIGNYGMNKDDMESDRIWAKGYIVREACTTPSNWRCEETLDSFLKKNNTIGIEGIDTRHLTRIIRESGVMNGAILTTFDPADPANKAETEKLLETIRAYAVTDAVKSVTCEKPEVFHEKGETHIVLMHYGCKRNIVRCLVKRGCKVTVMPAFATAEEVAALNPDGIMLSNGPGDPAEPVEVIENLKQIFALGIPTFGICLGHQLSALAAGAKTMKLKYGHRGANQPVTDFESGRTFITSQNHGYAVVGEELPAEMGEVAQVNANDGTCEGIKYKKWNCFTVQFHPEANGGPKDTEFLFDRFLNNVKAAKKEVR; encoded by the coding sequence ATGAACGCTTATCTTCTTTTGGCAAACGGCATGGTCTTTGCAGGCCAGTCAGTGGGTGCTGAGGGCGTTACCGTGGGCGAAGTCGTCTTTGCCACCGGTATGGTGGGCTTTGAAGAGACCCTGACCGACCCCAGCTACTACGGCCAGATCATCACCCAGACCTATCCCCTCATCGGCAACTACGGCATGAACAAGGACGATATGGAGTCGGACCGCATCTGGGCCAAGGGCTACATTGTGCGCGAGGCCTGCACCACCCCCTCCAACTGGCGCTGTGAGGAGACGTTGGACAGCTTTTTGAAGAAAAACAATACCATCGGCATCGAGGGCATCGACACCCGCCACCTGACCCGCATCATCCGGGAGAGCGGTGTGATGAACGGTGCCATCCTGACCACCTTTGACCCCGCTGACCCTGCCAACAAGGCCGAGACGGAGAAGCTGCTGGAGACCATCCGCGCCTATGCCGTGACGGATGCTGTCAAGAGCGTGACCTGCGAGAAGCCCGAGGTCTTTCACGAGAAGGGCGAGACCCACATCGTGCTGATGCACTACGGCTGCAAGCGCAATATCGTGCGCTGCCTGGTCAAGCGCGGCTGCAAGGTAACGGTGATGCCTGCCTTTGCCACCGCTGAGGAAGTGGCTGCCCTGAATCCGGACGGCATCATGCTGTCCAACGGCCCCGGCGACCCTGCCGAGCCGGTGGAGGTCATTGAGAACCTGAAGCAGATCTTTGCGCTGGGCATCCCCACCTTCGGCATCTGCCTGGGCCACCAGCTCAGCGCTCTGGCCGCCGGTGCCAAGACCATGAAGCTGAAGTATGGCCACCGCGGTGCCAACCAGCCTGTCACTGATTTTGAGTCGGGCCGCACCTTCATCACCAGCCAGAACCACGGCTATGCGGTCGTGGGCGAGGAGCTGCCCGCCGAGATGGGCGAGGTGGCACAGGTGAACGCCAACGACGGCACCTGCGAGGGCATCAAGTACAAGAAGTGGAACTGCTTCACGGTCCAGTTCCACCCGGAAGCCAACGGCGGCCCCAAGGATACGGAGTTCCTGTTCGACCGCTTCCTGAACAACGTCAAAGCAGCAAAAAAGGAGGTGCGCTGA
- the carB gene encoding carbamoyl-phosphate synthase large subunit, producing the protein MPKDPRIKKVLVIGSGPIIIGQAAEFDYSGTQACRALKAEGIETVLLNSNPATIMTDPDVADHVYIEPMTLEVVERILEIEKPDSVLPNLGGQMGLNLSMELARSGYLDRTGIRLLACKPETIDRAEDRELFKETMEKLHQPIIPSEVVETLQDALACADRIGYPVIVRPAFTMGGTGGGICENKEKLIEIGTNGLRLSPIHQILVEKCIAGWKEIEYEVMRDHKGNVITVCNMENLDPVGIHTGDSVVVAPSQTLTDHEYQMLRTAALDIITELGIEGGCNCQFALKPDSYDYAVIEVNPRVSRSSALASKATGYPIAKVATKIAIGYTLDEITNDVTGKTCACFEPALDYIVVKYPKWPFDKFVYADKSLGTQMMATGEVMSIGNSFEAAMMKAVSSIELGMDTLTHKPFEELTDDEIVAHLHVQDAERVFCVYEALKRGIDHETIWKITKIDWWFLDKMQHLADLEKGLAKCNGVLSLEQYQTAKKYGFQDKTIKRLAQVDALPVENYRAGFKMVDTCAAEFSANTPYFYSTYDGDNEAAEFIAAREAEAAANGQPKKKKVLVFGSGPIRIGQGIEFDYCSVHCVWTLKNHGCEAILVNNNPETVSTDFDTGDRLYFDPLNPESVDNIIATEKPDACVVQFGGQTAIKLAKHMDEIGLPILGTPADAIDEAEDRERFDELLERCKIPRAPGRTVFNLEEALAAADEIGLPVLMRPSYVLGGQNMIVAYTKADVIEYMGVITEHVDMDHPVLLDKYIMGTECEVDAICDGENFLIPGIMEQVERTGVHSGDSICVYPAQHLTQAEIDTMVDYTGRFARELHVTGLVNVQYAVSNGKVYVIEVNPRSSRTVPYISKVTGVPMVDLAVRCCLGEKLADMGYGTGLHPNAPYVAVKVPVFSFEKLHGVDTQFGPEMKSTGEVLGIAPNYHDALLKGLIGAGYTFKTPGPASCCIFTVKDSDKPEFVDIAWKLKSMGYKLYGTSGTCAWLNKHMVPCNEVRNMSGESPNIVDLLQSGLVDYVFSTSAKGRDPKRDSVRLRRKAVELSIPCITAVDTANALVDCLRSDHDLKNIPLVDIATLYHKK; encoded by the coding sequence ATGCCCAAGGACCCCAGAATCAAAAAGGTGCTGGTCATCGGCTCCGGCCCCATCATCATCGGCCAGGCCGCTGAGTTCGACTACTCCGGCACCCAGGCGTGCCGCGCCCTGAAAGCAGAGGGCATTGAGACCGTTCTGCTCAACTCCAACCCCGCTACCATTATGACCGACCCGGATGTGGCCGATCATGTCTATATCGAGCCCATGACCCTTGAGGTGGTGGAGCGCATCCTGGAGATCGAGAAGCCTGACTCCGTTCTGCCCAACCTGGGCGGCCAGATGGGCCTGAACCTCTCCATGGAGCTGGCCCGTTCCGGCTATCTGGACCGCACCGGCATCCGCCTGCTGGCCTGCAAGCCTGAGACCATCGACCGCGCCGAGGATCGTGAGCTGTTCAAGGAGACGATGGAAAAGCTGCATCAGCCCATCATCCCTTCTGAGGTCGTGGAGACCCTGCAGGATGCGCTGGCCTGTGCGGACCGCATCGGCTACCCCGTCATCGTCCGCCCTGCATTTACCATGGGCGGTACCGGCGGCGGCATCTGCGAAAACAAGGAAAAGCTCATCGAGATCGGTACCAACGGCCTGCGTCTTTCCCCCATTCATCAGATCCTGGTGGAAAAGTGCATCGCCGGTTGGAAAGAGATCGAGTACGAGGTCATGCGCGACCACAAGGGCAACGTGATCACCGTCTGCAACATGGAGAACCTGGACCCCGTCGGTATCCACACCGGCGATTCCGTGGTCGTGGCTCCCTCCCAGACCCTGACCGATCACGAGTACCAGATGCTGCGCACCGCCGCGCTGGATATCATCACCGAGCTGGGCATCGAGGGCGGCTGCAACTGCCAGTTTGCCCTGAAGCCCGACAGCTATGATTACGCGGTCATCGAGGTCAACCCCCGTGTGTCCCGTTCTTCCGCTCTGGCCTCCAAGGCCACCGGCTACCCCATTGCCAAGGTGGCCACCAAGATCGCCATCGGCTATACGCTGGACGAGATCACCAATGATGTCACCGGCAAGACCTGCGCCTGCTTTGAGCCTGCGCTGGACTACATCGTGGTCAAGTATCCGAAGTGGCCCTTTGATAAGTTCGTCTACGCCGACAAGTCTCTGGGCACCCAGATGATGGCCACCGGCGAGGTGATGAGCATTGGCAACAGCTTCGAGGCAGCTATGATGAAGGCGGTCTCCTCCATCGAGCTGGGTATGGACACCCTGACCCACAAGCCCTTTGAGGAGCTGACCGATGACGAGATCGTGGCCCACCTGCATGTGCAGGATGCGGAGCGCGTGTTCTGTGTCTACGAGGCCCTCAAGCGCGGCATCGACCACGAGACCATCTGGAAGATCACCAAGATCGACTGGTGGTTCCTGGATAAGATGCAGCACTTGGCTGACCTGGAAAAGGGTCTGGCAAAGTGCAACGGCGTGCTGAGCCTGGAGCAGTATCAGACCGCCAAGAAGTATGGCTTCCAGGATAAGACCATCAAGCGTCTGGCACAGGTGGATGCTCTGCCTGTGGAGAACTACCGCGCCGGTTTCAAGATGGTCGATACCTGTGCTGCTGAGTTCTCGGCCAACACTCCGTACTTCTACTCCACCTACGACGGCGACAACGAGGCCGCCGAGTTTATTGCTGCCAGAGAGGCAGAGGCTGCCGCAAACGGCCAGCCCAAGAAGAAAAAGGTGCTGGTCTTTGGTTCCGGCCCCATCCGCATCGGTCAGGGCATCGAGTTCGACTACTGCTCTGTCCACTGTGTCTGGACCCTGAAGAACCACGGCTGCGAGGCCATCCTCGTCAACAACAACCCCGAGACCGTATCCACCGACTTTGACACCGGCGACCGTCTGTACTTCGACCCCCTGAACCCGGAGAGTGTGGACAACATCATCGCCACCGAAAAGCCCGATGCCTGCGTGGTCCAGTTCGGCGGCCAGACCGCCATCAAGCTGGCAAAGCACATGGATGAGATCGGCCTGCCCATTCTGGGCACCCCGGCGGATGCCATTGACGAGGCAGAGGACCGCGAGCGCTTTGACGAACTGCTGGAGCGCTGCAAGATCCCCCGTGCGCCCGGCCGCACCGTGTTCAATCTGGAGGAGGCTCTGGCTGCCGCCGATGAGATCGGCCTGCCTGTCCTGATGCGTCCCTCCTACGTTCTGGGCGGTCAGAACATGATCGTTGCCTACACCAAGGCCGATGTCATCGAGTACATGGGCGTTATCACCGAGCATGTGGACATGGATCATCCTGTCCTGCTGGATAAGTATATCATGGGTACCGAGTGCGAGGTCGATGCCATCTGCGATGGCGAAAACTTCCTCATCCCCGGCATCATGGAGCAGGTGGAGCGTACCGGTGTCCACTCCGGCGACTCGATCTGTGTCTACCCGGCACAGCATCTGACCCAGGCCGAGATCGACACCATGGTGGATTACACCGGCCGCTTTGCCCGCGAGCTCCACGTCACCGGTCTGGTCAATGTCCAGTACGCTGTTTCCAACGGCAAGGTCTATGTCATCGAGGTCAACCCCCGTTCCTCCCGTACCGTGCCTTACATCTCCAAGGTCACCGGCGTGCCCATGGTGGATCTGGCTGTGCGCTGCTGCCTGGGCGAGAAGCTGGCAGATATGGGCTACGGCACCGGCCTGCACCCCAATGCCCCCTATGTGGCCGTTAAGGTGCCTGTGTTCAGCTTTGAGAAGCTGCATGGTGTGGATACCCAGTTTGGCCCCGAGATGAAGTCTACCGGCGAGGTGCTGGGCATTGCCCCCAACTATCACGATGCCCTGCTCAAGGGCCTGATCGGCGCGGGCTATACCTTTAAGACTCCCGGTCCCGCCTCCTGCTGTATCTTTACGGTGAAGGACAGCGACAAGCCCGAGTTTGTGGATATCGCCTGGAAGCTCAAGAGCATGGGCTACAAGCTGTACGGCACCTCCGGCACCTGTGCATGGCTCAACAAGCACATGGTCCCCTGCAACGAGGTGCGCAACATGTCCGGCGAGTCCCCCAACATCGTGGACCTGCTCCAGAGCGGTCTGGTGGACTATGTGTTCTCCACCAGTGCCAAGGGCCGTGACCCCAAGCGCGATTCTGTCCGGCTGCGCCGCAAGGCCGTGGAGCTGAGCATCCCCTGCATCACTGCTGTGGATACCGCCAACGCACTGGTCGATTGCCTGCGCAGCGACCATGACCTGAAGAATATCCCGCTGGTGGATATTGCAACGCTGTATCATAAAAAATAA
- a CDS encoding HU family DNA-binding protein: protein MTRSQMIETVARKTGFTEAQVETTMDALFDQIADCLRADEKVTIAGFGRFEMRPRKPKAYTNPKTKVSSRLESTSIPGFKASGRFKQKLEAGRAAAQSVEETA, encoded by the coding sequence ATGACTCGTTCCCAGATGATCGAAACCGTGGCACGCAAGACCGGCTTTACCGAAGCACAGGTCGAGACCACGATGGACGCTTTGTTTGACCAGATCGCTGACTGCCTGCGTGCAGACGAGAAGGTGACCATTGCCGGCTTTGGCCGTTTTGAGATGCGTCCCCGCAAGCCCAAGGCTTACACCAACCCCAAGACCAAGGTCTCCAGCCGTCTGGAGTCCACCTCCATCCCCGGCTTCAAGGCCAGCGGCCGTTTCAAGCAGAAGCTGGAAGCAGGCCGTGCCGCCGCTCAGAGCGTGGAAGAGACCGCCTGA
- a CDS encoding DEAD/DEAH box helicase yields the protein MLYSELQCSEAIHKAVERMGFAEMTEIQEKTIPVMLAGRDVIAKAPTGTGKTCAFGIPVAEHIDPEKKYPQAVIMAPTRELAQQIAEELTELTYFMPEVQVACVYGGANMEKQARRLAEGCQIVVATPGRLMDHYKHHSIDLAHVTQVVLDEADEMLNMGFYKDVRHIIELMKARKSLSMFSATISREVMDIGWLYQNNAEEITVQPREESQPKITQYMLETSGRNKLSDLAQIIIGEGYKRVMVFCDTKFNTATLANQLARLGFSVDCLHGDLSQKERNQIMQNFRDGRLAILVATDVAARGIDVSDVDAVINYDVPGDNEHYTHRIGRTGRAKKEGVSYLFYVPEEKKRVQELLRLTRNTDLCTPVHFDFNHERIVVEKKQDNADRFQIKCYF from the coding sequence ATGCTTTACAGTGAGTTGCAGTGCAGTGAAGCCATCCACAAGGCCGTGGAGCGGATGGGGTTTGCAGAGATGACGGAAATTCAGGAAAAGACCATCCCTGTGATGCTGGCAGGCCGGGATGTGATCGCCAAGGCCCCCACCGGCACCGGCAAGACCTGTGCCTTCGGCATCCCGGTGGCGGAACATATCGACCCGGAAAAAAAGTACCCGCAGGCTGTGATCATGGCCCCCACCCGGGAGCTTGCCCAGCAGATCGCCGAGGAGCTGACCGAGCTGACCTACTTTATGCCTGAGGTGCAGGTGGCCTGCGTGTACGGCGGTGCCAACATGGAAAAGCAGGCCAGGCGTTTGGCAGAGGGCTGCCAGATCGTGGTGGCCACCCCGGGCCGCCTGATGGACCACTATAAGCACCACAGCATCGATCTGGCCCATGTGACCCAGGTGGTGCTGGACGAGGCCGATGAGATGCTGAACATGGGCTTTTATAAGGACGTGCGGCATATCATTGAGCTGATGAAGGCCCGCAAAAGCCTGTCCATGTTCTCCGCCACCATCAGCCGCGAGGTCATGGACATCGGCTGGCTGTATCAGAACAACGCCGAGGAGATCACCGTTCAGCCCAGGGAGGAGAGCCAGCCCAAGATCACCCAGTACATGCTGGAGACCTCCGGCCGCAACAAGCTGTCCGACCTGGCCCAGATCATCATTGGCGAGGGCTACAAGCGGGTCATGGTGTTCTGCGATACCAAGTTCAATACCGCCACCCTGGCCAACCAGCTGGCCCGTCTGGGCTTCTCTGTGGACTGCCTCCACGGCGACCTCTCCCAGAAGGAACGCAACCAGATCATGCAGAACTTCCGGGACGGCAGGCTGGCCATCCTTGTGGCCACCGATGTGGCTGCCCGCGGCATCGATGTCTCGGATGTGGATGCGGTCATCAACTACGATGTCCCCGGCGACAACGAACATTACACCCACCGGATCGGCCGCACCGGCCGCGCCAAAAAGGAGGGCGTGAGCTATCTGTTCTATGTGCCCGAGGAGAAAAAGCGGGTGCAGGAGCTTCTCCGCCTGACCCGCAACACCGACCTGTGTACCCCGGTCCACTTTGATTTCAACCATGAGCGCATCGTGGTGGAGAAAAAGCAGGACAATGCCGACCGGTTCCAGATCAAGTGCTATTTCTAA
- a CDS encoding MerR family transcriptional regulator — protein MKINEVEAAVGVTKKNIRFYEEEGLISPRREPGNGYRSYSEADVERLRRIKLLRKLDVPLAEIRQMLEGECTLAEGMTRQLERLNTRRTDLDEAVNFCTLLQKEPVSLNELDVEQTLARLTAKEEQGVSFVNIEQTDRKAERVRGALVGAGLFTAIMLLSIGIMAWAFCVDPQDVPPLPLLVVLFGIPAGCIIGTLKVLVDRLKEIGKGEEDAYRNY, from the coding sequence ATGAAGATCAACGAGGTGGAAGCCGCCGTGGGCGTGACCAAAAAGAATATCCGCTTTTATGAGGAAGAGGGGCTCATCAGCCCCCGGCGGGAGCCCGGCAACGGCTACCGCAGTTACTCGGAAGCGGATGTCGAGCGTCTGCGGCGCATCAAACTGCTGCGCAAACTGGATGTGCCGCTGGCCGAGATCCGGCAGATGCTGGAGGGAGAGTGCACGCTGGCTGAGGGAATGACCCGCCAGCTGGAACGCTTGAACACCCGCCGCACCGATCTGGACGAAGCAGTGAACTTCTGCACTCTGCTTCAAAAGGAACCTGTCAGCCTCAATGAACTGGATGTGGAACAGACGCTGGCGCGCCTGACCGCAAAGGAAGAACAGGGAGTGAGTTTTGTGAACATTGAGCAGACAGACCGGAAAGCGGAGCGTGTCCGGGGTGCGCTGGTGGGAGCCGGATTGTTTACTGCGATCATGCTGCTGTCCATCGGCATCATGGCGTGGGCGTTCTGCGTCGATCCGCAGGATGTGCCGCCGCTGCCGCTGCTGGTGGTGCTGTTCGGCATCCCGGCGGGCTGCATTATCGGCACGCTGAAGGTGCTGGTGGATCGTCTCAAAGAGATTGGAAAGGGAGAAGAAGATGCTTATCGTAACTATTAA
- a CDS encoding heavy metal-binding domain-containing protein — MLIVTINEVPGKKIEALGVVRGSTVQSRNLGHDIMAGFRTLVGGEVTDYAEMLTEARQIATGRMAKNAEELGADAVVGMRYASASVMQGAAEVIAYGTAVKFV, encoded by the coding sequence ATGCTTATCGTAACTATTAACGAAGTCCCCGGTAAAAAGATCGAGGCTCTGGGGGTGGTGCGGGGCAGCACCGTGCAGAGCCGCAACCTTGGCCACGACATCATGGCCGGGTTCCGCACCCTTGTGGGCGGCGAAGTCACAGACTACGCTGAGATGCTCACCGAGGCCCGGCAGATCGCCACAGGCCGCATGGCAAAGAATGCGGAGGAACTGGGAGCCGATGCTGTGGTTGGGATGCGTTACGCCTCCGCCAGTGTCATGCAGGGTGCGGCAGAGGTCATTGCTTACGGAACGGCGGTGAAATTTGTATGA
- a CDS encoding CPBP family intramembrane glutamic endopeptidase: MSAKEKQGFSLYFLIAFGLAWLCQVGGCMALLQQKNAVLYQLALIATMFCPLLAVLLVQKVFLRQPVGIGWKVQGKRRFWLAAWFGPAVFTLLGAVLYFAVFPSRLDFSGSWLVAAYGGEMDAQTLRSELGVSTLSFLLQNGLFAVILAPAINMFPALGEEVGWRGYMMPRLKERFGLLNARLLGGVVWGVWHWPLMLLVGYEYGTNYLGAPVLGLVVWCVVCFALNTLLDLLYEKTGCIWVPAIAHGAFNAIVALPQVLITPADAYYNVLGPMPIGLISVLPMLAVAVGLTLHQMKQEQ, from the coding sequence ATGAGTGCAAAAGAAAAGCAGGGCTTTTCCCTTTATTTCCTGATTGCCTTTGGTCTGGCGTGGCTGTGCCAGGTGGGCGGCTGTATGGCCCTGCTCCAGCAGAAGAATGCCGTGCTGTATCAGCTGGCACTGATCGCCACTATGTTTTGCCCGCTGCTGGCTGTGCTGCTGGTGCAAAAAGTGTTTCTGCGCCAGCCTGTCGGCATCGGCTGGAAGGTGCAGGGCAAACGGCGGTTCTGGCTGGCTGCATGGTTTGGCCCGGCAGTGTTCACCCTGCTGGGTGCGGTGCTGTATTTTGCGGTGTTCCCCTCCCGGCTGGACTTTTCCGGCAGTTGGCTGGTAGCCGCCTACGGCGGTGAGATGGATGCCCAGACCCTGCGCAGCGAGCTGGGGGTCTCTACCCTCAGCTTTCTGCTGCAAAACGGGCTGTTTGCGGTGATCCTTGCCCCTGCCATCAACATGTTTCCCGCACTGGGCGAGGAAGTCGGCTGGCGCGGCTACATGATGCCCCGCCTGAAGGAGCGGTTCGGCCTGCTGAATGCCCGTCTGTTAGGCGGCGTTGTGTGGGGTGTTTGGCATTGGCCCCTGATGCTGCTGGTGGGTTACGAGTACGGCACAAACTATCTGGGCGCACCGGTGCTGGGGCTTGTAGTGTGGTGTGTGGTCTGCTTTGCCCTGAACACCCTGCTGGATCTCCTCTACGAGAAAACAGGCTGTATCTGGGTGCCTGCCATTGCGCATGGTGCTTTCAATGCCATTGTGGCGCTGCCGCAGGTACTGATTACCCCGGCAGATGCATATTATAATGTACTGGGTCCCATGCCCATCGGTTTGATCTCTGTGCTGCCCATGCTTGCTGTGGCGGTAGGATTGACCCTGCATCAGATGAAACAGGAACAGTAA
- a CDS encoding PadR family transcriptional regulator: MENNAQLLKGVLEYCVLRLIEKEPTYGYEIVMQLKQVGFAEISESTLYPLLLRLEQQEKVTVERRPSPKGPSRKYYVITERGTDSLLDFQQEWNRLCGLVEKIFREDRR; this comes from the coding sequence TTGGAAAATAATGCACAGCTGCTAAAGGGTGTATTGGAATATTGCGTGCTACGGCTGATTGAAAAAGAACCAACCTATGGCTATGAAATAGTGATGCAGTTAAAACAGGTCGGTTTTGCAGAGATTAGCGAAAGCACGCTGTATCCGCTGCTTTTACGCCTGGAGCAGCAGGAGAAGGTGACAGTGGAGCGGCGACCTTCTCCCAAGGGACCAAGCCGGAAGTACTATGTGATCACCGAAAGGGGGACGGATTCTCTTTTGGATTTTCAACAGGAATGGAACCGACTGTGCGGTTTGGTAGAAAAGATTTTTCGGGAGGATAGAAGATGA